A window of Nicotiana tabacum cultivar K326 chromosome 24, ASM71507v2, whole genome shotgun sequence contains these coding sequences:
- the LOC142178130 gene encoding uncharacterized protein LOC142178130, producing the protein MSIAWYQQKFLRLSRYAGGIIDGERDKCTRSEEGLNGYIRKYMAILQLEDFSKLISAALTWKRIEKEEASRRENRFSKGNSDYGGPSKKGKFDYSKTESAQKSSYHKQNKPNFSTASTPSYVQDHKVKDCPNLNPLSYTHKEGSVQKPVTTHSQANSSARPRNVQAAGSGGANQVSGLRSTALVYVMRQRNNQDGPDVVVGKFHLFGIFVVTLFDPGSSHSYVCSSLAFPDTVKSVRLDFDVLVTSPLGHQAVVNRIYRDCPFMIQNLVFPADLIEMPFQDYDVIVGMDWLHRYHVLVDCRLKQVTFRTHGYSHIVVQEERSLTSNIISAVLTRKMICQGCDAYLAHIVDTQLGSPSLKDIPTICDFPGVFPDDLPRLPPKREIEFPIELVPGTTPISIAPYRMASVELKKLKAQLQELVEKGFICPSISPWGAPVFFVKKKDGTLRLCIDYRLNKVTIKNKYPLPRIDNFFDQLKGSSLFLKIDLRSGYYQLRMREQDIPIPKTTFRTKYGHYEFLVMPFGLTNAPTAFMDLMNRVFKPYLDQFVVVFIDGVLVYSKNREDHDKHL; encoded by the exons ATGTCTATTGCATGGTATCAACAAAAATTTCTAAGGCTCTCTCGCTATGCTGGAGGTATTATTGATGGTGAAAGAGACAAGTGCACAAGATCTGAAGAAGGTTTGAATGGTTACATTCGAAAGTATATGGCAATCTTGCAACTTGAGGATTTTTCCAAGTTAATTTCAGCTGCTCTTACTTGGAAAAGAATTGAAAAGGAAGAAGCTAGTAGGAGAGAAAACAGGTTTAGCAAGGGTAATTCAGATTATGGCGGTCCATCCAAGAAAGGAAAGTTTGACTATTCCAAGACTGAAAGTGCACAGAAGTCATCATATCATAAGCAAAATAAGCCAAATTTCTCTACTGCTAGTACTCCAAGTTATGTCCAAG ATCATAAAGTGAAGGATTGTCCTAATCTTAATCCTCTTTCTTATACACATAAAGAGGGCTCAGTTCAAAAGCCTGTCACTACTCATTCTCAAGCTAATAGCAGCGCAAGACCTAGAAATGTGCAAGCAGCGGGTTCGGGTGGAGCTAATCAGGTTAGTGGATTGAGATCTACTGCACTAGTCTATGTTATGAGACAGAGGAATAACCAAGATGGCCCGGACGTGGTTGTTGGTAAATTTCACTTATTTGGCATATTTGTTGTTACATTATTTGATCCTGGATCTTCGCACTCTTATGTTTGCTCATCACTTGCATTTCCTGATACTGTTAAATCTGTGAGACTTGACTTTGATGTGCTGGTCACGAGTCCGTTAGGTCATCAGGCTGTTGTTAACAGGATTTACCGAGATTGTCCATTCATGATTCAAAATCTGGTCTTCCCTGCAGACTTGATTGAAATGCCCTTCCAAGACTATGATGTTATTGTTGGTATGGATTGGCTCCATAGGTACCATGTATTGGTTGATTGTAGGTTGAAGCAGGTGACTTTTAGAACTCATGGATATTCACACATAGTAGTTCAAGAAGAAAGATCATTGACATCTAATATTATCTCTGCGGTCTTGACAAGGAAGATGATTTGTCAAGGTTGCGATGCCTATCTTGCTCATATAGTCGATACACAATTGGGGAGTCCAAGTCTTAAGgacatacccaccatatgcgacTTTCCTGGTGTATTTCCTGATGATCTTCCTAGGTTGCCTCCCAAAAGGGAGATTGAATTTCCTATAGAGCTTGTCCCTGGAACTACTCCTATTTCTATAGCTCCTTATAGAATGGCTTCAGTTGAATTAAAAAAGTTGAAGGCTCAATTGCAAGAACTTGTTGAGAAAGGTTTTATCTGTCCCAGTATTTCACCTTGGGGAGCTCCTGttttttttgtgaaaaagaaagatggcactCTTAGGCTTTGCATTGATTACCgactgaacaaggtaacaatcaagaacaaatacccACTGCCTAGAATCGATAACTTTTTTGACCAACTGAAGGGTTCCAGCTTGTTCTTaaaaattgacttgaggtctggataTTATCAGTTGCGCATGAGGGAGCAAGATATTCCTATTCCTAAAACTACTTTTAGGACCAagtatggccattatgaatttttggtaatgccatttggtttgacaaatgcTCCTACTGCATTTATGGATCTAATGAACCGTGTATTCAAGCCTTACCTTGATCAATTTGTGGTGGTCTTTATTGATGGCGTTTTAGTCTATTCCAAGAATAGAGAAGATCATGATAAGCATCTCTGA
- the LOC107788785 gene encoding uncharacterized protein LOC107788785 isoform X1, producing the protein MLIIERHCNLFVSAQGRAARLSDKGGSVHTGSSISMTAHRRRLEKAKGRLVTHDEVFEETHMKKLKDETKMTWVDSRAETTHDTFKRSLEEFIQNQPINDQGRPIQPPQEETVDMWIKAVGGVHKGIV; encoded by the exons ATGTTAATTATAGAGAGACATTGCAATCTGTTTGTGAGCGCCCAGGGAAGGGCAGCCCGTTTGTCTGACAAGGGTGGCTCAGTACACACGGGCAGTTCAATTAGTATGACGGCTCATAGAAGAAGATTG gaaaaGGCTAAAGGAAGACTAGTTACTCATGATGAGGTATTTGAGGAAACCCacatgaagaagttgaaggatgAAACAAAAATGACTTGGGTCGATTCACGCGCTGAGACAACCCAT GATACTTTCAAACGAAGCTTGGAGGAGTTCATTCAAAATCAGCCAATTAATGATCAAGGTAGGCCAATCCAACCACCTCAAGAGGAGACCGTGGACATGTGGATTAAGGCAGTTGGTGGCGTGCATAAGGGGATAGTATGA
- the LOC107788785 gene encoding uncharacterized protein LOC107788785 isoform X2, with the protein MTAHRRRLEKAKGRLVTHDEVFEETHMKKLKDETKMTWVDSRAETTHDTFKRSLEEFIQNQPINDQGRPIQPPQEETVDMWIKAVGGVHKGIV; encoded by the exons ATGACGGCTCATAGAAGAAGATTG gaaaaGGCTAAAGGAAGACTAGTTACTCATGATGAGGTATTTGAGGAAACCCacatgaagaagttgaaggatgAAACAAAAATGACTTGGGTCGATTCACGCGCTGAGACAACCCAT GATACTTTCAAACGAAGCTTGGAGGAGTTCATTCAAAATCAGCCAATTAATGATCAAGGTAGGCCAATCCAACCACCTCAAGAGGAGACCGTGGACATGTGGATTAAGGCAGTTGGTGGCGTGCATAAGGGGATAGTATGA